The Maridesulfovibrio bastinii DSM 16055 sequence TCTCGGTCTGCTCGTTTATTTTTTGAGCTGTAGAGGAGATTTCTTCGAGAGCTTCCTTACTGTAGTCCAGTTCTATTCCTTCTGTTTCCATCAGGGCTTTATACTGGACAGTCAGAGCATTGCGGGGTTCAGTGAGGATTCTGTAGAATTCATTTTTACCAAGAGCGTTCAACTCAACTCTCAGTGGAAAGCGTCCCTGAAGTTCAGGGATAAGGTCTGAAGGCTTGGAATAATGAAATGCACCTGCAGATATAAACAGGATATGATCTGTTTTAATCATTCCGTATTTAGTGTTGACCACACAGCCCTCAACAATAGGCAGGAGGTCGCGCTGTACTCCTTCTCTTGATACGTCAGTACCACCGCCGCCTTCATGCCTTTCAGCAATTTTATCAACCTCATCAAGGAATATGATGCCGGTCTGTTCAACCCGTTCTTTAGCTATTTCAGTTACTTTATCCATGTCGATCAGTTTTTCTGACTCTTCCTGAATAAGCAGCTCGTAAGCTTCACGGACTTTTACTTTGCGGGTTTTCTTTTTATTGGGGAACATCCTTCCAAGCATATCGGAAACCTGCAATCCCATATCTTCCATTCCGGGCATGGCCATCATTTCCACCTGAGGTCCACCCTGAACAGTTACGTCCAGCTCGACTTCGCGTTCATCCAGCTTGCCTTCACGCCACATTTTGCGGAATTTTTCACGGGTAGAACTGTCTGATTCGGAAATTGTTTCGGGCTTGTTTTCATCCGATTTATTGGAGAAAAATCCCATTCCGTTACTGCTTTCTTTTCTACTGTTGGGGAGCAGCAGATCCAGAAGGTGGTCTTCGGCATGCTTTTCAGCACGCACGCGAACTTTTTCAGTTTCCTCTCCCCGGACAAGGTTTATGCCTATTTCCATAAGGTCGCGGATCATTGATTCTACATCACGTCCAACATAACCCACTTCTGTAAATTTAGTGGCTTCAACTTTGAAGAAAGGACATCCTGCCAGTTTAGCCAGCCTGCGGGCAATTTCAGTTTTACCAACGCCGGTAGGTCCCATCATGATAATATTTTTAGGAGCTATTTCATCCCGCAACTCAGGAGTGAGCTGCTGTCTGCGCCAGCGGTTGCGCATTGCTATAGCTACCATTCTTTTGGCTTCGTCCTGACCGATTATGTATCTGTCCAGTTCGGATACTATTTCCCTTGGGGTGAGATTACTCATTTCAAACCTTTATTTTTCTATTGTTTTCAATATGATGTGGTCGTTTGTGAATACACATATTTCCGAGGCGATATCCATGGCCTTGCGGGCAATTTCCGGGGCCGGCATATCGGTGTGGCGGGATAAAGCTCTTGCTGCTGACAATGCGTAAGCTCCACCGGAACCAATGGCAGCAAGACCGTCATCTGGTTCGATAACATCACCGTTACCGCTGATGATCAGAATGTGTTCGGCATCAGCAACCAGCAGCATTGCTTCGAGCTTGCGCAGGTATTTGTCGGTACGCCAGTCTTTTGCCATTTCAACAGCGCTGCGGACCAGATTACCTGAGTAGCTTTCAAGCTTTTTTTCAAATTTTTCGAAAAGATTAAAGGCATCTGCGGTGGCTCCGGCAAAGCCGCCCATTA is a genomic window containing:
- the hslU gene encoding ATP-dependent protease ATPase subunit HslU — encoded protein: MSNLTPREIVSELDRYIIGQDEAKRMVAIAMRNRWRRQQLTPELRDEIAPKNIIMMGPTGVGKTEIARRLAKLAGCPFFKVEATKFTEVGYVGRDVESMIRDLMEIGINLVRGEETEKVRVRAEKHAEDHLLDLLLPNSRKESSNGMGFFSNKSDENKPETISESDSSTREKFRKMWREGKLDEREVELDVTVQGGPQVEMMAMPGMEDMGLQVSDMLGRMFPNKKKTRKVKVREAYELLIQEESEKLIDMDKVTEIAKERVEQTGIIFLDEVDKIAERHEGGGGTDVSREGVQRDLLPIVEGCVVNTKYGMIKTDHILFISAGAFHYSKPSDLIPELQGRFPLRVELNALGKNEFYRILTEPRNALTVQYKALMETEGIELDYSKEALEEISSTAQKINEQTENIGARRLYTIMERILSELSFEAPDTPNGRVLIDRNYVQDSLKDVVEDRDLSRYIL
- the hslV gene encoding ATP-dependent protease subunit HslV translates to MELRGTTILAVKDENGSAMAGDGQVTLGQSLVMKHSAVKVRTLYNGKVMGGFAGATADAFNLFEKFEKKLESYSGNLVRSAVEMAKDWRTDKYLRKLEAMLLVADAEHILIISGNGDVIEPDDGLAAIGSGGAYALSAARALSRHTDMPAPEIARKAMDIASEICVFTNDHIILKTIEK